One Luteolibacter flavescens DNA window includes the following coding sequences:
- the lysS gene encoding lysine--tRNA ligase gives MSETTQPQSTEAELIAVRREKLGKLRELGVDPFGAAFETTHTPAALRENFAEGLQVKVAGRINGWRNMGKSCFFHVGDIHGQVQGFISVKELSTENLAIFECLERGDWLGIEGETFLTRTGEPTVKVAKFTVLSKSLRPMPDKWHGVADREIKYRKRHLDLMSNEESAAVFVTRSRMVAEIRAFFHELGYLEVETPMLQDIPGGAAARPFETYHNALGMPLTMRIAPELFLKRLLVGGFTKVFELNRNFRNEGISRRHNPEFTMLEAYQAFADFEIMADLVETLVCRLAEKFCGTLKIEHKDEEGNVTRTINLERPWKRANYHDLIAEAAGADFFTITPEQRRQRCEELGVQISENMEDHEVIQQVFEKKVEEHSFDPCFVTRVSSELVPLAKVTPGGKTVEVYELIINGQEISPGYSELNDPDVQRDRLEHQAGGEEEQKVDYDFIETLEHGMPPAGGIGIGIDRLIMMLTGAPTIRDVILFPLLKRKD, from the coding sequence ATTGCGCGAGCTGGGCGTGGACCCCTTCGGCGCGGCATTCGAGACCACCCACACGCCTGCGGCCCTGCGCGAAAACTTCGCGGAAGGCCTGCAAGTGAAGGTCGCCGGCCGCATCAATGGCTGGCGGAACATGGGCAAGTCCTGCTTCTTCCACGTGGGAGACATCCACGGCCAGGTCCAGGGCTTCATCTCCGTGAAGGAGCTCTCCACGGAAAACCTCGCGATCTTCGAGTGCCTGGAGCGCGGCGACTGGCTCGGCATCGAGGGCGAGACCTTCCTCACCCGCACCGGCGAGCCGACCGTGAAGGTCGCGAAGTTCACCGTGCTCTCGAAGTCCCTGCGCCCGATGCCCGACAAGTGGCACGGCGTGGCCGACCGCGAGATCAAGTACCGCAAGCGCCACCTCGACCTGATGTCGAATGAGGAAAGCGCCGCCGTCTTCGTCACCCGCAGCCGCATGGTCGCGGAGATCCGTGCCTTCTTCCACGAACTCGGCTACCTCGAGGTCGAGACGCCGATGCTGCAGGACATCCCCGGCGGAGCCGCCGCACGTCCCTTCGAGACCTATCACAATGCGCTCGGCATGCCGCTCACGATGCGCATCGCGCCTGAGCTTTTCCTCAAGCGCCTGCTGGTCGGAGGCTTCACGAAGGTCTTCGAACTGAACCGCAACTTCCGCAACGAAGGCATCTCGCGCCGCCACAATCCGGAATTCACCATGCTGGAGGCCTACCAGGCCTTCGCCGACTTCGAGATCATGGCGGACCTCGTCGAGACGCTGGTCTGCCGTCTCGCGGAGAAGTTCTGCGGCACGCTGAAGATCGAGCACAAGGACGAGGAGGGCAATGTCACCCGCACCATCAACCTCGAGCGCCCGTGGAAGCGCGCGAATTACCACGATCTCATCGCCGAGGCCGCCGGTGCCGACTTCTTCACCATCACTCCCGAGCAACGCCGCCAGCGCTGCGAGGAACTCGGCGTGCAGATCTCCGAGAACATGGAGGACCACGAGGTGATCCAGCAGGTCTTCGAGAAGAAGGTCGAGGAGCACTCCTTCGATCCCTGCTTCGTCACCCGCGTCTCCAGCGAACTCGTCCCGCTCGCCAAGGTCACTCCCGGCGGCAAGACCGTTGAGGTCTACGAGCTCATCATCAACGGCCAGGAAATCAGCCCCGGCTACTCCGAGCTGAATGACCCGGACGTGCAGCGCGACCGCTTGGAGCACCAGGCAGGCGGCGAGGAAGAGCAGAAGGTGGACTACGACTTCATCGAGACGCTCGAGCACGGCATGCCTCCCGCGGGCGGCATCGGCATCGGCATCGACCGCCTCATCATGATGCTCACCGGCGCGCCGACCATCCGCGACGTCATCCTCTTCCCGCTGCTGAAGCGGAAGGACTGA
- a CDS encoding UvrD-helicase domain-containing protein, giving the protein MARIIPDQLRGKPGSPLHLFRKVLKKLPDDFTAWFSMEADDGSRPQVFLVWRERYAFLIQVADTSQKMVEAALQRDFFAEDQVIEPEDIGSGERELLEKFVELASGEFGPLEGKLPVKTLVVFPNVEERTIDEVMLMRGDESTGYLGLNQMAPTHFERRLEALAQSTLTEPGIWHMRRIFTPESVVPDDFSARRPADRNIGAAIGGGFLDFDQEWCVKNDLELLPEQEEIVHGKANKTKLVTGVAGSGKSLVLLYRALLSAKLHPRARVLVLTHNKPLRHELERRSAKLSGKRAALDCLTFFQWAGRCLNRDFGSKEFPWGPDQTVKLVSEMRAGRKRLDRFSSAYLVDEIGWIKDHRLLERQAYLDADRAGRGTMMTAGQREDLWELFREYQHELDRRGLTDWHNVALRFHREAVVEKTVKLQTYDAIFIDEAQFFAKLWFEVVLAGLKPGGHLFLAADPTQGFLRRRQSWLAAGIDVRGGRTTKLAKAYRNTRAILRFARDFYQERCGDDPRETDLNVPDDAMLAEIPEDGEAPLVIRVANAQDEIACATNQAAELLGSGLAPGSLLILHADGPKEWALRHALERKLGKDKIRDAKSGPRPSEAFCSVTTLNAATGLEAPVVMLLGMDALLEREGDPRLSAEESAELKNDATRQLYMGFTRAGQRLIVIRTA; this is encoded by the coding sequence ATGGCCCGCATCATCCCCGACCAGCTCCGCGGCAAGCCCGGCAGCCCTCTTCATCTGTTCCGCAAGGTGCTCAAGAAGCTGCCTGACGACTTCACCGCGTGGTTTTCCATGGAGGCGGATGACGGCAGCAGGCCGCAGGTGTTCCTCGTCTGGCGCGAGCGCTATGCCTTCCTGATCCAAGTGGCGGATACTTCGCAGAAGATGGTGGAAGCCGCGCTCCAGCGGGACTTCTTCGCGGAGGATCAGGTGATCGAGCCCGAGGACATCGGCAGCGGGGAGCGGGAGCTGTTAGAAAAGTTCGTGGAACTCGCGAGCGGGGAATTCGGCCCGCTGGAGGGCAAGCTTCCCGTGAAGACCCTGGTGGTCTTTCCCAATGTGGAAGAGCGCACCATCGACGAGGTCATGCTGATGCGTGGCGATGAATCGACCGGCTATCTGGGGCTCAACCAGATGGCACCGACGCATTTCGAGCGTCGTCTGGAGGCCTTGGCGCAGTCCACGCTGACGGAGCCGGGGATCTGGCACATGCGCCGCATCTTCACGCCGGAGTCGGTGGTGCCCGATGACTTCAGTGCGCGTCGTCCGGCGGACCGGAATATCGGGGCCGCCATCGGAGGTGGCTTCCTCGACTTCGATCAGGAGTGGTGCGTGAAGAACGACCTGGAGTTGCTTCCGGAGCAGGAGGAGATCGTCCATGGCAAGGCCAACAAGACCAAGCTGGTGACCGGCGTGGCAGGCAGCGGGAAGTCGCTGGTGCTGCTTTATCGCGCGCTCTTGTCGGCGAAGCTCCATCCTCGGGCGAGGGTGCTGGTGCTGACCCACAACAAGCCGCTGCGGCATGAGCTCGAGCGGCGGTCGGCGAAGCTGAGTGGAAAGAGAGCCGCCCTCGACTGCCTGACCTTCTTCCAGTGGGCCGGGCGTTGCTTGAATCGAGATTTCGGCAGCAAGGAATTTCCATGGGGGCCGGACCAGACGGTCAAGCTGGTGAGCGAAATGCGTGCAGGGCGGAAGAGATTGGATCGTTTCTCCAGTGCCTACCTCGTCGATGAAATCGGCTGGATCAAGGATCATCGGCTGCTTGAGCGGCAGGCCTATCTCGATGCCGACCGCGCGGGTCGCGGCACGATGATGACGGCAGGCCAGCGTGAGGACCTGTGGGAACTCTTCCGCGAATATCAGCACGAGCTTGATCGCCGTGGTCTCACGGATTGGCACAATGTAGCGCTCCGTTTTCACCGCGAGGCGGTCGTGGAGAAGACCGTGAAGCTCCAGACTTACGACGCCATCTTCATCGATGAAGCGCAGTTCTTCGCGAAGCTGTGGTTCGAGGTGGTCCTCGCGGGGCTCAAGCCGGGCGGGCATCTGTTCCTCGCGGCAGATCCGACGCAAGGGTTCCTGCGCCGCCGCCAATCATGGCTGGCAGCCGGCATCGACGTGCGTGGCGGTCGCACGACCAAGCTGGCGAAAGCGTATCGGAACACCCGTGCGATCCTGCGATTCGCCCGCGATTTCTATCAGGAACGCTGCGGCGATGATCCACGTGAGACGGATCTGAATGTACCGGACGATGCGATGCTCGCCGAGATCCCGGAGGATGGAGAGGCTCCGCTGGTCATCCGCGTTGCGAATGCTCAGGACGAGATCGCCTGCGCGACCAATCAGGCCGCGGAGCTACTGGGGTCGGGATTGGCCCCGGGGTCCCTGCTGATCCTTCATGCCGATGGCCCGAAAGAGTGGGCATTACGGCATGCCCTCGAACGCAAGCTCGGGAAGGACAAGATTCGCGATGCGAAATCCGGGCCGCGCCCGTCCGAGGCCTTCTGCTCGGTGACGACACTGAATGCCGCCACCGGGCTGGAGGCTCCGGTGGTGATGCTGCTGGGAATGGATGCCCTGCTTGAAAGAGAAGGGGACCCGCGCCTGTCAGCGGAGGAATCGGCCGAACTGAAAAACGATGCGACCCGCCAGCTCTACATGGGCTTCACCCGTGCAGGCCAGCGGCTCATCGTCATCAGGACGGCCTGA
- a CDS encoding DEAD/DEAH box helicase: MTQAAEFLTDLESRIREEARHGWDQARERWGKPLAERVEGCRAIGLLEISEIDSAGGEWLVHFHPSEEDIAFFREEDRVRLSQNDPGGHDWVPAIFLGLTDKGLTVRASRRPSGTGGWTLDEDHVDLSEYYLKALGELARSAHGRDVVLPLLNGQIDDDFDLDAYDEEMEKLEDVDLDDSKKDAVARCLAASRLHLVQGPPGTGKTRALAETVRRLVEDGQRVLVSAFTHRAIHNALRKIRPLVDCPVFKVSDVMPQDSDGIDFRFDFADTGLVDHPGPYVVGITPISLFTTRASEARFDVAVIDETSQMRVEAAMMPMLRAERFFFFGDHCQLPPVVQRPVIDPTEDSVFVSLARSGASTMLDTTYRLNAPLAEWPSESFYQGKLKSAREIASHRFAMKNVGSALLDREPSLVSLGLDHEGNRSASSEEAEATAALIEEMLAGGVAPAEIGVVVPFRAQAAKVRKLLHFPRFSKVPGIRNLAVDTVERFQGQEREAMIVSFTVSDRDFMDRLADFLVFPQRLNVAVTRARTKVILIHSAAFREWLERRAEYDEKAALALSLLRAAGSCGGVLS, encoded by the coding sequence ATGACCCAGGCTGCTGAATTTTTAACCGACCTTGAATCGAGAATCCGTGAGGAGGCTCGTCATGGTTGGGATCAGGCCCGCGAGCGCTGGGGCAAGCCGCTCGCGGAACGCGTCGAGGGGTGTCGAGCCATCGGGCTGTTGGAGATCAGCGAGATCGATTCGGCGGGCGGGGAATGGTTGGTGCATTTCCATCCTTCGGAGGAAGATATCGCATTCTTCCGTGAAGAGGACCGGGTGAGGCTGAGCCAGAATGACCCCGGCGGACACGATTGGGTGCCTGCCATTTTCCTCGGCCTGACTGACAAGGGGCTCACGGTCCGGGCCAGTCGGCGACCTTCCGGGACGGGTGGCTGGACCTTGGACGAGGACCACGTGGATCTCTCCGAATACTATCTGAAAGCCCTCGGCGAGCTTGCGAGGTCGGCACACGGACGGGACGTGGTGCTGCCGCTGCTCAATGGCCAGATCGACGATGACTTCGACCTTGATGCCTACGACGAGGAGATGGAGAAGTTGGAGGACGTCGATCTCGATGACTCGAAGAAAGATGCCGTTGCGCGCTGCCTCGCCGCGTCTCGTCTGCACCTCGTTCAGGGACCACCGGGGACGGGTAAGACCCGGGCGCTTGCGGAGACCGTGCGGCGGCTCGTGGAGGATGGACAGCGGGTGCTCGTGAGCGCTTTCACGCACCGGGCGATCCACAATGCCCTGCGAAAGATCCGCCCCCTGGTGGATTGCCCGGTCTTCAAGGTGTCCGACGTGATGCCGCAGGATTCAGACGGCATCGACTTCCGGTTCGATTTCGCCGACACGGGACTGGTGGACCACCCGGGTCCGTATGTGGTGGGCATCACGCCGATCTCGCTTTTCACAACACGGGCCTCCGAGGCTCGCTTCGACGTGGCGGTGATCGACGAGACCAGCCAGATGCGGGTGGAGGCGGCGATGATGCCGATGCTGCGGGCGGAGCGCTTTTTCTTCTTCGGCGATCACTGCCAGCTCCCGCCGGTGGTGCAGCGTCCGGTGATCGATCCCACCGAGGACTCCGTGTTCGTATCCCTGGCCAGGAGCGGGGCTAGCACGATGCTGGACACCACCTACCGGCTGAATGCGCCGCTGGCCGAGTGGCCGTCGGAAAGCTTTTACCAAGGCAAGCTGAAGTCAGCCCGGGAGATCGCCTCGCACCGCTTCGCGATGAAGAATGTGGGAAGCGCCTTGCTGGATCGCGAGCCGTCGTTGGTGAGCCTGGGACTGGATCATGAGGGCAATCGCTCTGCTTCATCGGAGGAAGCGGAGGCGACGGCTGCCTTGATCGAGGAAATGCTCGCCGGGGGAGTGGCGCCCGCGGAGATCGGTGTGGTGGTGCCATTCCGGGCACAGGCGGCGAAGGTGAGGAAGCTGCTGCATTTCCCGCGCTTCTCAAAGGTGCCGGGCATCCGGAATCTCGCGGTGGATACCGTGGAGAGATTCCAAGGGCAGGAGCGGGAAGCGATGATTGTGAGCTTCACCGTCTCGGATCGCGATTTCATGGATCGCCTCGCGGACTTCCTCGTCTTCCCGCAGCGGCTGAATGTGGCGGTGACCCGCGCCCGGACGAAAGTGATCCTGATTCATTCCGCCGCCTTCCGCGAGTGGCTTGAGCGCCGTGCCGAGTACGACGAAAAAGCCGCACTGGCGCTATCCCTCCTCCGCGCGGCAGGCTCATGCGGCGGAGTCCTGAGCTGA
- a CDS encoding PVC-type heme-binding CxxCH protein: protein MRATLAAILTAGWMTIGQAAPPPMFLQDAVVDGVSAQNGFPTAADLSKAKVILLSAGEKWTDDQRRLIEAFVEKGGGVVLLHDAIPASGWVKGEVTHWSGTIPLFFTPPGREHPLTKGISNFDIEDEMIHGLDVPAGDHVMTTTWSPNRKNMKGTVPQPYVYGVSPVVWTEAKGKGRVVYVVPGKTEATRSHPAIRTLLRRSLLWAAGEDQVDELSSKEDLAALVYPPGGPLSPQKAIESLEVHPDFTAELVASEALISKPLNLDWDDKGRLWVVESVEYPEGKRGGGPESMHTLWQRETDLKKPAPVERKGRDTVSWLEDKDGDGVMDTKNVFADDLDLATSFCFYKDGVIVAQPPHILFLRDTDKDGKADKRETLYTGLGNFDTHAVLNNLRWGLDGWVYATQGYSSSNKVTSGDGKIDFGALGSGIVRFKPDGSKIEMVSAKSGNCWGVDLTADGEMFFTQPTSGDLVMHVPVTDRLMAEAGMGNEPSWQVMVHLRPVKPLMSWEEIVENQPNDVIGSYTAACGCAVYEGGAWPESWDLGYFTCEPTVHIVHHEALSPDGVTYKAEMVRDKEFSATRDFWSRQIDTRVGPDGQLYVIDFYNQAILHNDPRGPIHLWNHQAARPDRDHFFGRIQRYSHKQSKALPKADLTTPDGRIAALSHPNREVRFRAQRLIEEGDVKTAALKLKDAKGVAKIHSMWVRAAAGVLEEDEVIAALGDPDMGVRVTAGRVIGAHPKLATKKVVDAIGTRLGAEKESRVRLQWLAGLPTEAKLSPEVLAAVPTDDRWTLAAVARLSKHDPAAVLAKALARPDAAKHAGLVRLLFDAGRKDANQLAGMLSALESSEEMAVACLNSLYQGELPRNARLDGALGELATKGTPKVRAAALPLAAKGWKEEQLNAAVAELLKTAGTDEQVLVSLAALPVYSQDLAKALGAGAAKSGAVRDAIAASASQDGAKLLIAALPSLGAQDKAKVLEALLGKPASAIALIDALDSGELTLAVVGTTVLPRLADHPDAKVKEHAAPLMKKLRGASEAKDAIIARLLPEVSKPGNAEMGKALFASCAACHKYRDEGALVGPVLEGMGVHGIETLLTHIVDPNREVEPSYHMWNITTTDGKTLAGFVSRETAGSIFVKNAAGETEVPRNTIASRSNTGKSLMPEGYEGLGAEPLRDLITYLRSGEQRFHTVSFGKAATADGSRGVYLAQDTPSDRVGLKRYGLIEERGVPFQLSDPLTTAGGKNVIVLKGGMEDRAVSRTMPEKIEIPVNAAAGRIHVLGGVAGWGFPVMQEKEPLVTIGVHYAGGGVEEIALRNGVEFADHAGRIDVPGSAWADLVSHGQIRYLWRDLKKKDGVIEKLVLTSGNKIAAPMIAAITLESASSDGKLAAQPVDGGPAEQSNASLPATKEKLRVLLAGGGGSHDFPRWYDQEDQEILREAGCATLYTTDPAKAAEELARTDVFLFSSNDPAYVKSAEFQRAFASFIADGGGLVLLHPATWYNFGEWPAFNSTFVGGGARAHDPLGEFGLTVTKADHPVVAGLQREFRLKDELYQVNLDPAAKVQVLIETSVSGQTGKKHPSVWIVEHPKSRIVCIAPGHDGEAHEEPNFRKLIANSVKWAAGK from the coding sequence ATGAGAGCGACCCTAGCCGCGATCCTAACTGCCGGATGGATGACCATCGGCCAAGCAGCCCCGCCACCGATGTTCCTGCAGGACGCGGTGGTCGATGGTGTATCCGCACAAAACGGTTTTCCGACCGCCGCCGACCTGTCGAAGGCAAAGGTGATCCTGCTGAGTGCCGGCGAGAAATGGACCGATGACCAGCGCCGTCTGATCGAGGCCTTCGTCGAAAAGGGCGGCGGCGTGGTGCTGCTGCACGATGCCATACCGGCGTCCGGATGGGTGAAAGGCGAGGTCACGCACTGGTCGGGCACCATCCCGCTGTTTTTCACGCCTCCGGGCCGGGAGCATCCGCTGACGAAGGGCATTTCGAATTTCGACATCGAGGATGAGATGATCCACGGCCTCGATGTCCCGGCTGGCGATCACGTGATGACCACGACCTGGTCGCCGAATCGCAAGAACATGAAGGGCACGGTGCCGCAGCCTTACGTCTATGGCGTCTCCCCGGTGGTGTGGACCGAGGCGAAGGGCAAGGGCCGCGTGGTCTATGTGGTGCCGGGCAAGACGGAGGCGACCCGCTCGCATCCAGCCATCCGCACGCTGCTGCGCCGCTCGCTTCTGTGGGCTGCCGGTGAGGACCAGGTGGACGAACTTTCCTCGAAGGAAGATCTCGCCGCGCTGGTCTATCCGCCGGGCGGTCCGCTCTCGCCGCAAAAGGCGATCGAGAGCCTGGAGGTGCATCCGGACTTCACCGCGGAGTTGGTGGCCTCGGAGGCTCTGATCTCGAAGCCGCTGAATCTCGACTGGGATGACAAGGGCCGCTTGTGGGTTGTGGAGAGCGTCGAGTATCCCGAGGGCAAGCGGGGCGGGGGACCGGAGTCGATGCACACGCTGTGGCAGCGCGAGACGGACCTCAAGAAGCCCGCTCCGGTGGAGCGCAAGGGCCGCGACACGGTCTCGTGGTTGGAGGACAAGGATGGCGACGGCGTGATGGACACGAAGAATGTCTTCGCCGACGACCTCGACCTCGCGACCAGCTTTTGCTTTTACAAGGACGGCGTGATCGTCGCGCAGCCGCCGCATATCCTCTTCCTCCGCGACACGGACAAGGATGGTAAGGCCGACAAGCGCGAGACGCTCTACACGGGTCTCGGCAACTTTGACACCCACGCGGTGCTGAACAACCTGCGCTGGGGCCTTGATGGCTGGGTCTACGCGACGCAGGGCTATTCATCTTCGAACAAGGTGACGTCGGGCGACGGCAAGATCGACTTCGGCGCGCTCGGCTCCGGCATCGTCCGCTTCAAGCCGGATGGCTCGAAGATCGAGATGGTCAGCGCGAAAAGCGGCAATTGCTGGGGCGTGGACCTCACGGCGGATGGCGAGATGTTCTTCACCCAGCCGACCTCGGGCGACCTCGTGATGCACGTGCCGGTGACCGACCGCCTGATGGCGGAGGCAGGCATGGGCAATGAGCCGTCGTGGCAGGTGATGGTGCACCTCCGCCCGGTGAAGCCGCTGATGTCATGGGAGGAAATCGTGGAGAACCAGCCGAACGACGTGATCGGCTCCTATACCGCGGCCTGCGGATGCGCCGTCTATGAAGGCGGCGCGTGGCCGGAGTCGTGGGATCTCGGCTATTTCACCTGTGAACCTACGGTACACATCGTACACCACGAGGCCCTCTCGCCGGATGGCGTGACCTACAAGGCCGAGATGGTCCGGGACAAGGAATTCTCCGCCACCCGGGACTTCTGGAGCCGCCAGATCGACACGCGGGTCGGGCCGGACGGCCAGCTCTACGTGATCGACTTCTACAACCAGGCGATCCTCCACAATGACCCGCGCGGTCCCATCCACCTGTGGAACCACCAGGCTGCCCGCCCGGACCGCGACCACTTCTTCGGCCGTATCCAGCGCTACTCGCACAAGCAATCGAAGGCGCTGCCGAAGGCCGACCTGACGACGCCCGATGGCCGCATTGCTGCGCTCTCCCACCCGAACCGCGAGGTGCGCTTCCGTGCCCAGCGGCTGATCGAGGAAGGCGACGTGAAGACCGCCGCGCTGAAGCTGAAGGACGCCAAGGGCGTGGCAAAGATCCACTCGATGTGGGTGCGTGCCGCCGCCGGCGTGCTGGAAGAGGATGAAGTCATCGCCGCGCTGGGAGATCCCGACATGGGCGTTCGCGTCACGGCGGGCCGCGTGATCGGTGCCCATCCGAAGCTTGCCACGAAGAAGGTCGTGGATGCGATCGGAACCCGCCTCGGCGCGGAAAAGGAATCGCGGGTCCGACTGCAGTGGCTTGCCGGTCTTCCAACAGAGGCAAAGCTTTCCCCGGAAGTCCTCGCCGCCGTGCCGACGGATGACCGCTGGACGCTCGCGGCAGTCGCCCGCCTCTCAAAGCATGATCCCGCCGCCGTATTGGCGAAGGCGCTCGCCCGTCCCGACGCGGCGAAGCACGCGGGTCTCGTCCGCCTGCTCTTCGATGCCGGTCGCAAGGATGCAAACCAGCTTGCCGGCATGCTCTCCGCGCTGGAGAGCTCGGAGGAAATGGCCGTGGCTTGCCTGAACTCGCTCTATCAGGGAGAGCTCCCGCGCAATGCCCGCCTCGACGGAGCACTCGGCGAGCTTGCCACGAAGGGCACGCCAAAGGTGCGCGCGGCTGCCCTGCCGCTCGCCGCGAAGGGCTGGAAGGAAGAGCAGCTCAACGCCGCGGTGGCGGAGCTGCTGAAGACTGCGGGCACCGATGAACAGGTGCTCGTCTCCCTCGCTGCGCTGCCGGTTTACTCGCAGGATCTGGCCAAGGCGCTTGGAGCCGGGGCCGCGAAGTCGGGTGCGGTTCGCGACGCGATCGCGGCCAGCGCTTCACAGGATGGTGCGAAGCTGCTGATCGCCGCGCTGCCGTCGCTCGGCGCGCAGGACAAGGCGAAGGTGCTGGAAGCGCTGCTTGGAAAGCCTGCTTCGGCCATCGCATTGATCGATGCCCTCGACAGCGGCGAACTCACGCTGGCAGTCGTCGGCACCACGGTGCTGCCGCGCCTGGCCGATCACCCGGATGCGAAGGTGAAGGAGCACGCCGCGCCGCTGATGAAGAAGCTGCGCGGGGCGAGCGAGGCGAAGGACGCGATCATCGCGCGCCTGCTTCCCGAAGTCAGCAAGCCGGGCAATGCCGAGATGGGCAAGGCACTCTTTGCCTCCTGTGCCGCATGCCACAAGTATCGCGATGAAGGTGCCCTCGTCGGCCCCGTGCTCGAGGGCATGGGCGTCCACGGCATCGAGACACTGCTGACCCACATCGTGGATCCGAACCGTGAGGTGGAGCCGAGCTACCACATGTGGAACATCACCACCACCGACGGCAAGACGCTGGCGGGCTTCGTCAGCCGCGAGACGGCCGGAAGCATCTTCGTGAAGAATGCCGCGGGTGAAACGGAGGTGCCGCGCAACACTATCGCCAGCCGCTCGAACACCGGAAAATCCCTCATGCCGGAAGGCTACGAAGGTCTGGGTGCCGAACCGCTGCGCGACCTGATCACCTACCTGCGCTCCGGCGAGCAGCGCTTCCACACGGTGTCCTTTGGCAAGGCGGCGACTGCCGATGGTAGCCGCGGCGTGTATCTCGCCCAGGATACCCCGAGCGACCGCGTCGGTCTCAAGCGCTACGGCCTGATCGAGGAGCGAGGCGTGCCATTCCAACTCTCCGATCCGCTCACCACCGCAGGTGGTAAGAATGTGATCGTGCTGAAGGGTGGCATGGAAGATCGCGCGGTGAGCCGCACGATGCCGGAGAAGATCGAGATCCCGGTGAATGCCGCGGCAGGTCGCATCCATGTGCTGGGTGGTGTCGCCGGATGGGGCTTCCCCGTCATGCAGGAGAAGGAGCCGCTGGTGACCATCGGCGTCCACTATGCGGGCGGTGGCGTGGAAGAGATCGCGCTGCGCAACGGCGTGGAATTCGCCGATCACGCGGGCCGCATCGATGTCCCCGGCTCAGCTTGGGCCGACCTCGTGAGCCACGGCCAGATCCGCTACCTGTGGCGCGATTTGAAGAAGAAAGATGGAGTGATCGAGAAGCTCGTCCTCACCAGCGGCAACAAGATTGCCGCACCGATGATCGCCGCGATCACCCTGGAGTCCGCCTCCAGCGACGGGAAGCTCGCCGCGCAACCGGTGGACGGTGGCCCAGCCGAGCAATCGAACGCATCCCTGCCGGCGACGAAGGAGAAGCTGCGAGTGCTGCTTGCGGGTGGCGGTGGTTCGCATGACTTCCCGCGCTGGTATGATCAGGAAGACCAGGAAATCCTCCGCGAGGCAGGCTGCGCCACGCTCTACACCACCGACCCGGCCAAGGCTGCCGAGGAGCTGGCCCGCACGGATGTCTTCCTCTTCAGCTCGAATGATCCGGCCTATGTGAAGAGCGCCGAGTTCCAGCGTGCCTTCGCGTCCTTCATCGCGGATGGCGGCGGCCTCGTGCTGCTCCACCCGGCTACGTGGTATAACTTCGGCGAGTGGCCCGCTTTCAACAGCACCTTCGTCGGCGGCGGTGCCCGCGCCCACGACCCGCTCGGTGAATTCGGCCTTACGGTCACCAAGGCGGATCACCCTGTCGTCGCCGGACTCCAGCGTGAGTTCAGGCTGAAGGACGAGCTCTATCAGGTGAACCTCGATCCCGCTGCCAAGGTGCAGGTGCTCATCGAGACCTCCGTCTCCGGCCAGACCGGCAAGAAGCACCCGTCCGTCTGGATCGTCGAGCACCCGAAGTCGCGCATCGTTTGCATCGCCCCCGGCCACGACGGCGAGGCCCATGAGGAGCCGAACTTCCGCAAGCTGATCGCCAACTCCGTGAAGTGGGCTGCAGGGAAGTGA
- a CDS encoding AraC family transcriptional regulator: protein MIRADVSDDRDWLRDSPVCPLLAQHHIAHTGVMISEPSFEMSRPDQSGTFMLACVSGSGLVKADGQWREVTAGQACLLPPFVTNAMKTTGSEPWRMCWVRYLESRESNPIVSAASPVLGAYDPQPLLNAIQGLHAEATGANAPAMLHLWTELIHGYVLRFAQPHQSDARLWKLWDAVEKSLEHSWSLEELAARACVCKEHLRRLCRDELGRSPMQHVTFLRMQTARHLLSTTDEKVETITRMVGYSNPHTFSNTYKKWIGWRPSENRR, encoded by the coding sequence GTGATTCGTGCCGACGTCAGCGACGACCGCGACTGGCTGCGGGACAGTCCCGTGTGCCCGCTGCTCGCGCAGCACCACATCGCGCATACCGGCGTGATGATCTCAGAGCCGTCCTTCGAGATGTCGCGGCCGGATCAGTCGGGCACCTTCATGCTCGCCTGCGTCAGCGGTAGCGGGCTGGTGAAGGCGGATGGCCAGTGGCGGGAAGTGACCGCGGGGCAGGCGTGCCTGCTGCCGCCCTTCGTGACAAATGCGATGAAGACCACCGGCAGCGAGCCGTGGCGGATGTGCTGGGTGCGCTACCTGGAGTCGCGCGAGTCAAATCCCATCGTCTCCGCCGCCTCGCCAGTGCTTGGGGCCTACGATCCCCAGCCGCTGCTGAATGCGATCCAAGGACTGCACGCCGAGGCCACCGGCGCGAATGCCCCGGCGATGCTCCACCTGTGGACGGAGCTGATCCACGGCTACGTCCTCCGCTTTGCCCAGCCGCACCAGAGCGATGCCCGGCTCTGGAAGCTTTGGGACGCGGTGGAGAAATCGCTCGAGCACTCGTGGTCGCTGGAGGAACTCGCGGCCCGCGCGTGCGTCTGCAAGGAGCACCTGCGCCGCCTGTGCCGCGACGAACTCGGCCGCAGCCCGATGCAGCACGTTACCTTCCTCCGCATGCAGACCGCGAGGCACCTGCTCTCCACCACGGATGAGAAGGTGGAAACGATCACGCGGATGGTGGGCTACTCGAATCCGCACACCTTTTCGAACACCTACAAGAAATGGATCGGCTGGCGGCCATCCGAGAACCGCCGGTGA